A single genomic interval of Apis cerana isolate GH-2021 linkage group LG14, AcerK_1.0, whole genome shotgun sequence harbors:
- the LOC108000641 gene encoding transmembrane protein 94 isoform X5 translates to MKMDGDQGKDSPSKPTENINTKSAKPLGLSTTIALEILQRDVKRVLQEYEEEYKRNKKYKAWLKDTLHHRSQYTTLCWTSAIALLINAIILVIAFFTINDTWYPTLPYDGLTVCCLVMLNFILVVSDNKLRHEEIPYRVRGLLDQLEVAKNTCQWNPENYPHLCSPLSPCLTLQWTYRDGRIINLPWALLVASDIIVIKPGQQAPGYCVPYDDADAPVLHAREVYSPQVHSANEIFSTPQARTPLKNKIYKLQETPYLMNLRMALDQALDRPVTYHNRKRHLLMICCIEQLAYPILLIIVLVANLFRYMYVSEYFGVGYWNEMFLLQPIAISIPLLPLVFPTCWIFLNCFGMARFKALFKLYQSSKKLQFVDPFEDADISGPSHPEVVYNWLELKEYFFDILFGKEHMMSRSASILHVLGSVTALCCVDKKGILSWPNPTAEKVFFLRNANTLSPSSSTGSLDRNSEPQYQATDDSKQDSNKTSYVTHDMSHSTAEVLDLTHDHALPFRLQFDDHSWRQHLNSLKPLGLAILLNTCNMDTQEHYMQFCCHVTCEALFNENLVPVTNRRYQDHSVEDKSGYQAKDTMQSSRQVYLVDESGSLGHMWCLCELAKQIGFQDQAQNIFQLEQQLSTFRHVQPEMVRRDIKFARSLSIATKLKFPFPHMVAVVVRERSGGGLQLLTQGTADIILDSCIEFWDGHDLCPLSASDRKKVQDFYQRTSLTSYCTAFAYRPLTRGICDKMSKIYLELPADSKHLYAPHRSPTPLPWDFRNVLDPRVKGILGQFHSTDSLLCNENKDDVVNDVDSCFDIQCNQVFIGMVTMQYQAQTDMVQLIEQLDRACIRFVHFSKENELRSRVFSEKMGLESGWNCHISLLSERARRQQWLERYPHMPPSYMSESLVGWWVSQAAAMSSPTPSAQSHQHNYSCMDEASHLLNRVSPRTNLDNSRAMSMSAPSAINTDFSTVKFDDETTEWNDTGTSQVKSAMSHREQDTVRSEDSVLVQSVDLGSGQEAWRSLSCLTDSTEQSAPVNFDLSNRAKLPRGIDKIRPHIELIDNVPLLVSLFTDCNTAVTREMLHIMQDYGEVVCVLGSSANAENMPIFMQADAGVAVEPLYPQVCQRVPVLTPTKDDQGPSPVDLSRALNSVACSLSVKREDPIAIFHLIMEARHYMMCLWNCVQFWLCCTVTLSFTQAMSGFLLLPPLFSVDQVLWLCCLIIPILSISMIATPMDPTIMQRATGKNQCTVNGQVALFVLWCYGSKFLPTVITIVLSQCISFLSLCPTYTPDSKCLYIYPDTQGEVSWGGWGDKPNIILVIQHFALSLLVLHLVTISISFVHREYSIWKKQPFNNYVWFFSAFIALCAQAAFSGTVFCKFWKDEGQSIKDFPLHLPLFFLVSLPLIFAINELIKWQEIKVNVRYQKRARLEFGTKLGMNSPF, encoded by the exons ATG AAAATGGATGGCGATCAAGGAAAAGATAGTCCTTCCAAACcaactgaaaatattaatactaaatctgCAAAGCCATTAGGACTAAGTACAACAATTGCTCTTGAAATATTACAACGTGATGTTAAAAGAGTGTTACAAGAATATGAAGAAGAGtacaaaagaaataa AAAATATAAAGCTTGGCTAAAGGACACATTACATCATCGTAGTCAATATACAACTCTTTGTTGGACTTCAGCAATTGCACTTTTGATCAATGCCATTATACTTGTTATTGCATTCTTCACAATCAACGATACATG GTATCCTACACTGCCTTATGATGGACTGACTGTTTGTTGTCTagtaatgttaaattttattttagtcgTATCTGATAATAAATTACGACATGAAGAAATTCCTTATAGAGTACGAGGTCTTCTTGACCAATTAGAAG TAGCAAAAAATACTTGCCAATGGAATCCAGAGAATTATCCACATTTATGCAGTCCATTGTCTCCTTGCTTAACTTTACAGTGGACTTATCGCGATGGtcgcataattaatttacccTGGGCATTGTTAGTTGCTAgtgatataattgttataaaaccCGGACAACAAGCACCTGGATATTGTGTTCCTTATGAT gatGCTGATGCACCAGTATTACATGCAAGAGAAGTATACAGTCCTCAGGTTCACAGtgctaatgaaatattttcaactccACAGGCACGAACGcctttaaagaataaaatttataaacttcaaGAAACACCATATTTAATGAATCTTAGAATGGCTCTCGATCAAGCTTTAGATAGACCGGTTACATATCACAATCGCAAACGGCATCTTTTAATGATATGTTGCATCGAACAATTGGCTTATCCAATTCTTTTGATTATCGTTCTAGTTgctaatttatttcgatatatgtatgtgtcaGAATATTTCGGTGTCGGTTATTGGAATGAAATGTTTCTGTTACAACCGATCGCTATTAGTATCCCTTTACTTCCGTTAGTATTTCCGACTTgttggatttttttaaattgtttcggAATGGCTCGTTTCAAAGCTCTATTTAAGCTTTATCAATCTTCGAAGAAACTTCAG TTTGTGGATCCTTTCGAAGATGCGGATATTTCCGGGCCTAGCCATCCAGAAGTAGTATACAATTGGTtggaattaaaagaatacttttttgatatattgtttGGTAAAGAGCATATGATGTCAAGATCCGCCAGTATTCTACATGTTTTAGGATCAGTTACG GCATTGTGTTGCGTGGATAAAAAAGGGATCCTTTCGTGGCCTAATCCAACTGCCGAGAAAGTATTCTTTTTACGAAATGCTAATACTCTATCTCCATCTTCaag tACTGGTAGCTTAGATAGAAACTCAGAACCTCAGTATCAGGCAACTGACGACTCCAAACAAGATTCGAATAAGACATCCTATGTGACTCAtg atatgtcTCATTCAACAGCTGAAGTTTTGGATCTTACTCATGACCATGCTTTACCATTTCGTCTACAGTTCGATGACCATTCTTGGAGACAACATTTAAACTCATTAAAACCCCTAGGTTTAGCGATTCTTCTCAACACATGTAATATGGATACACAAGAGCATTACATGCAGTTTTGTTGTCATGTCACGTGTGAAGCTCTCTTTAACGAAAATCTAGTACCAGTAACGAACAGACG CTACCAGGATCACAGTGTAGAAGATAAGAGTGGGTATCAGGCAAAAGATACAATGCAAAGTTCAAGACAGGTGTATTTAGTCGACGAATCAGGGAGCCTTGGACATATGTG GTGTTTATGCGAATTAGCCAAGCAGATAGGTTTTCAAGATCAggcacaaaatatatttcaattggaACAACAGTTGTCCACGTTTAGGCATGTT CAACCAGAAATGGTTCGGCGAGATATCAAATTTGCACGATCTTTGAGTATCGCGACGAagttaaaatttccatttccgcACATGGTAGCTGTGGTAGTTAGAGAACGCAGTGGTGGAGGTTTGCAATTACTTACACAGGGTACAGCGGATATAATATTGGATTCTTGCATCGAATTTTGGGACGGTCATGATCTCTGTCCATTATCAGCATCGGATag gaAAAAGGTGCaagatttttatcaaagaaCGAGCTTAACATCATATTGTACTGCATTTGCGTATAGGCCACTAACACGTGGTATTTGTGATAAAATGTCTAAAATATATCTAGAACTTCCTGCAGATAGTAAACATTTATATGCACCTCATAGGAGTCCTACTCCTCTACCTTGGGACTTTAGAAATGTTCTTGACCCTAGAGTGAAAGGTATACTTGGACAATTTCACTCGACTg aTTCTTTGTTGTGCAATGAAAACAAAGATGATGTTGTAAATGATGTTGATAGCTGCTTTGATATTCAATGTAATCAAGTTTTTATTGGTATGGTCACTATGCAGTATCAAGCACAAACAGAtatg GTACAATTAATTGAACAACTCGACAGAGCTTGTATCCGATTTGTTCACTTCagcaaagaaaatgaattaagaTCACGTGTATTCTCGGAAAAAATGGGTCTCGAAAGCGGATGGAATTGTCACATATCGTTGCTCAGTGAAAGAGCTAG GAGACAGCAATGGCTGGAGAGATATCCACACATGCCTCCATCGTATAT GTCCGAGAGTCTAGTGGGTTGGTGGGTGAGCCAGGCAGCAGCCATGTCCTCACCCACTCCCTCAGCCCAATCTCATCAGCATAATTACTCCTGCATGGATGAGGCCAGCCACTTGCTTAATCGTGTCTCTCCTCG CACCAATTTGGATAATAGCCGTGCTATGAGTATGTCAGCACCAAGTGCTATAAATACCGATTTCTCCACCGTCAAATTCGATGATGAAACCACGGAATGGAACGACACGGGAACATCTCAAGTTAAAAGCGCTATGAGCCACAG GGAACAGGACACAGTGAGAAGCGAAGATAGCGTGCTTGTACAAAGCGTAGACCTGGGTTCCGGACAAGAAGCATGGCGATCTTTGAGTTGTCTCACAGACAGCACGGAGCAAAGCGCTCCTGTAAATTTTGACTTGTCGAACAGG GCAAAACTACCTCGAGGCATCGATAAGATTCGACCACACATAGAATTAATAGACAATGTACCCCTTTTGGTATCTCTGTTCACCGATTGCAACACCGCTGTTACAAGGGAAATGTTGCACATTATGCAAGATTATGGAGAAGTTGTATGCGTACTTGGCTCCTCTGCTAATGCAGAAAATATGCCCATCTTCATGCAAGCAGATGCagg AGTGGCGGTAGAACCATTGTATCCACAAGTTTGTCAAAGAGTTCCTGTATTGACACCAACCAAAGACGATCAAGGTCCATCTCCAGTTGATTTAAGCAGAGCATTGAATTCCGTTGCTTGCTCTTTAAGCGTGAAACGAGAAGATccaattgcaatttttcactTAATCATGGAG GCTCGGCATTATATGATGTGCCTCTGGAATTGCGTGCAATTCTGGCTCTGTTGTACAGTTACTCTCTCCTTCACACAAGCTATGTCCGGTTTCTTATTACTACCGCCCTTATTTTCGGTTGATCAAGTCTTATGGTTGTGTTGCTTAATCATtccaatattatctatatctatGATTGCTACACCAATGGATCCTACTATAATGCAACGTGCAACTGGTAAAAACCAATGTACTGTAAATGGCCAG GTTGCACTGTTTGTTCTTTGGTGTTATGGCAGTAAATTTTTGCCGACAGTCATAACGATAGTTCTGTCGCAAtgtatttcgtttttatcttTGTGCCCTACTTACACACCAGATTCTAAATGCTTGTATATATACCCAGATACACAAGGAGAAGTTTCATGGGGTGGTTGGGGTGACAAACCAAACATTATTTTAGTGATACAACATTTCGCTTTGTCGCTGTTAGTTTTACATTTGG TAACGATATCCATAAGCTTTGTACATAGAGAATATTCTATTTGGAAGAAACAACCCTTTAACAATTACGTATGGTTTTTCAGTGCATTTATAGC attatgcGCACAAGCTGCATTCTCAGGAACAGTGTTTTGTAAATTCTGGAAAGACGAAGGGCAAAGTATAAAAGACTTTCCTTTACATCTTCccctattttttttagtttcattACCACTAATCTTTGCCATTAACGAATTGATCAAATGGCAGGAAATCaa GGTAAACGTGAGGTATCAAAAAAGAGCACGATTAGAATTTGGTACAAAACTTGGTATGAATTcaccattttaa
- the LOC108000641 gene encoding transmembrane protein 94 isoform X1: MKMDGDQGKDSPSKPTENINTKSAKPLGLSTTIALEILQRDVKRVLQEYEEEYKRNKKYKAWLKDTLHHRSQYTTLCWTSAIALLINAIILVIAFFTINDTWYPTLPYDGLTVCCLVMLNFILVVSDNKLRHEEIPYRVRGLLDQLEVAKNTCQWNPENYPHLCSPLSPCLTLQWTYRDGRIINLPWALLVASDIIVIKPGQQAPGYCVPYDDADAPVLHAREVYSPQVHSANEIFSTPQARTPLKNKIYKLQETPYLMNLRMALDQALDRPVTYHNRKRHLLMICCIEQLAYPILLIIVLVANLFRYMYVSEYFGVGYWNEMFLLQPIAISIPLLPLVFPTCWIFLNCFGMARFKALFKLYQSSKKLQFVDPFEDADISGPSHPEVVYNWLELKEYFFDILFGKEHMMSRSASILHVLGSVTALCCVDKKGILSWPNPTAEKVFFLRNANTLSPSSSTGSLDRNSEPQYQATDDSKQDSNKTSYVTHDMSHSTAEVLDLTHDHALPFRLQFDDHSWRQHLNSLKPLGLAILLNTCNMDTQEHYMQFCCHVTCEALFNENLVPVTNRRYQDHSVEDKSGYQAKDTMQSSRQVYLVDESGSLGHMWCLCELAKQIGFQDQAQNIFQLEQQLSTFRHVQPEMVRRDIKFARSLSIATKLKFPFPHMVAVVVRERSGGGLQLLTQGTADIILDSCIEFWDGHDLCPLSASDRKKVQDFYQRTSLTSYCTAFAYRPLTRGICDKMSKIYLELPADSKHLYAPHRSPTPLPWDFRNVLDPRVKGILGQFHSTDSLLCNENKDDVVNDVDSCFDIQCNQVFIGMVTMQYQAQTDMVQLIEQLDRACIRFVHFSKENELRSRVFSEKMGLESGWNCHISLLSERARRQQWLERYPHMPPSYMSESLVGWWVSQAAAMSSPTPSAQSHQHNYSCMDEASHLLNRVSPRTNLDNSRAMSMSAPSAINTDFSTVKFDDETTEWNDTGTSQVKSAMSHSLSHLIQRITRTGSTHVSEQDTVRSEDSVLVQSVDLGSGQEAWRSLSCLTDSTEQSAPVNFDLSNRAKLPRGIDKIRPHIELIDNVPLLVSLFTDCNTAVTREMLHIMQDYGEVVCVLGSSANAENMPIFMQADAGVAVEPLYPQVCQRVPVLTPTKDDQGPSPVDLSRALNSVACSLSVKREDPIAIFHLIMEARHYMMCLWNCVQFWLCCTVTLSFTQAMSGFLLLPPLFSVDQVLWLCCLIIPILSISMIATPMDPTIMQRATGKNQCTVNGQVALFVLWCYGSKFLPTVITIVLSQCISFLSLCPTYTPDSKCLYIYPDTQGEVSWGGWGDKPNIILVIQHFALSLLVLHLVTISISFVHREYSIWKKQPFNNYVWFFSAFIALCAQAAFSGTVFCKFWKDEGQSIKDFPLHLPLFFLVSLPLIFAINELIKWQEIKVNVRYQKRARLEFGTKLGMNSPF, from the exons ATG AAAATGGATGGCGATCAAGGAAAAGATAGTCCTTCCAAACcaactgaaaatattaatactaaatctgCAAAGCCATTAGGACTAAGTACAACAATTGCTCTTGAAATATTACAACGTGATGTTAAAAGAGTGTTACAAGAATATGAAGAAGAGtacaaaagaaataa AAAATATAAAGCTTGGCTAAAGGACACATTACATCATCGTAGTCAATATACAACTCTTTGTTGGACTTCAGCAATTGCACTTTTGATCAATGCCATTATACTTGTTATTGCATTCTTCACAATCAACGATACATG GTATCCTACACTGCCTTATGATGGACTGACTGTTTGTTGTCTagtaatgttaaattttattttagtcgTATCTGATAATAAATTACGACATGAAGAAATTCCTTATAGAGTACGAGGTCTTCTTGACCAATTAGAAG TAGCAAAAAATACTTGCCAATGGAATCCAGAGAATTATCCACATTTATGCAGTCCATTGTCTCCTTGCTTAACTTTACAGTGGACTTATCGCGATGGtcgcataattaatttacccTGGGCATTGTTAGTTGCTAgtgatataattgttataaaaccCGGACAACAAGCACCTGGATATTGTGTTCCTTATGAT gatGCTGATGCACCAGTATTACATGCAAGAGAAGTATACAGTCCTCAGGTTCACAGtgctaatgaaatattttcaactccACAGGCACGAACGcctttaaagaataaaatttataaacttcaaGAAACACCATATTTAATGAATCTTAGAATGGCTCTCGATCAAGCTTTAGATAGACCGGTTACATATCACAATCGCAAACGGCATCTTTTAATGATATGTTGCATCGAACAATTGGCTTATCCAATTCTTTTGATTATCGTTCTAGTTgctaatttatttcgatatatgtatgtgtcaGAATATTTCGGTGTCGGTTATTGGAATGAAATGTTTCTGTTACAACCGATCGCTATTAGTATCCCTTTACTTCCGTTAGTATTTCCGACTTgttggatttttttaaattgtttcggAATGGCTCGTTTCAAAGCTCTATTTAAGCTTTATCAATCTTCGAAGAAACTTCAG TTTGTGGATCCTTTCGAAGATGCGGATATTTCCGGGCCTAGCCATCCAGAAGTAGTATACAATTGGTtggaattaaaagaatacttttttgatatattgtttGGTAAAGAGCATATGATGTCAAGATCCGCCAGTATTCTACATGTTTTAGGATCAGTTACG GCATTGTGTTGCGTGGATAAAAAAGGGATCCTTTCGTGGCCTAATCCAACTGCCGAGAAAGTATTCTTTTTACGAAATGCTAATACTCTATCTCCATCTTCaag tACTGGTAGCTTAGATAGAAACTCAGAACCTCAGTATCAGGCAACTGACGACTCCAAACAAGATTCGAATAAGACATCCTATGTGACTCAtg atatgtcTCATTCAACAGCTGAAGTTTTGGATCTTACTCATGACCATGCTTTACCATTTCGTCTACAGTTCGATGACCATTCTTGGAGACAACATTTAAACTCATTAAAACCCCTAGGTTTAGCGATTCTTCTCAACACATGTAATATGGATACACAAGAGCATTACATGCAGTTTTGTTGTCATGTCACGTGTGAAGCTCTCTTTAACGAAAATCTAGTACCAGTAACGAACAGACG CTACCAGGATCACAGTGTAGAAGATAAGAGTGGGTATCAGGCAAAAGATACAATGCAAAGTTCAAGACAGGTGTATTTAGTCGACGAATCAGGGAGCCTTGGACATATGTG GTGTTTATGCGAATTAGCCAAGCAGATAGGTTTTCAAGATCAggcacaaaatatatttcaattggaACAACAGTTGTCCACGTTTAGGCATGTT CAACCAGAAATGGTTCGGCGAGATATCAAATTTGCACGATCTTTGAGTATCGCGACGAagttaaaatttccatttccgcACATGGTAGCTGTGGTAGTTAGAGAACGCAGTGGTGGAGGTTTGCAATTACTTACACAGGGTACAGCGGATATAATATTGGATTCTTGCATCGAATTTTGGGACGGTCATGATCTCTGTCCATTATCAGCATCGGATag gaAAAAGGTGCaagatttttatcaaagaaCGAGCTTAACATCATATTGTACTGCATTTGCGTATAGGCCACTAACACGTGGTATTTGTGATAAAATGTCTAAAATATATCTAGAACTTCCTGCAGATAGTAAACATTTATATGCACCTCATAGGAGTCCTACTCCTCTACCTTGGGACTTTAGAAATGTTCTTGACCCTAGAGTGAAAGGTATACTTGGACAATTTCACTCGACTg aTTCTTTGTTGTGCAATGAAAACAAAGATGATGTTGTAAATGATGTTGATAGCTGCTTTGATATTCAATGTAATCAAGTTTTTATTGGTATGGTCACTATGCAGTATCAAGCACAAACAGAtatg GTACAATTAATTGAACAACTCGACAGAGCTTGTATCCGATTTGTTCACTTCagcaaagaaaatgaattaagaTCACGTGTATTCTCGGAAAAAATGGGTCTCGAAAGCGGATGGAATTGTCACATATCGTTGCTCAGTGAAAGAGCTAG GAGACAGCAATGGCTGGAGAGATATCCACACATGCCTCCATCGTATAT GTCCGAGAGTCTAGTGGGTTGGTGGGTGAGCCAGGCAGCAGCCATGTCCTCACCCACTCCCTCAGCCCAATCTCATCAGCATAATTACTCCTGCATGGATGAGGCCAGCCACTTGCTTAATCGTGTCTCTCCTCG CACCAATTTGGATAATAGCCGTGCTATGAGTATGTCAGCACCAAGTGCTATAAATACCGATTTCTCCACCGTCAAATTCGATGATGAAACCACGGAATGGAACGACACGGGAACATCTCAAGTTAAAAGCGCTATGAGCCACAG TCTAAGTCATCTAATACAAAGGATCACGAGAACAGGATCAACACACgtttc GGAACAGGACACAGTGAGAAGCGAAGATAGCGTGCTTGTACAAAGCGTAGACCTGGGTTCCGGACAAGAAGCATGGCGATCTTTGAGTTGTCTCACAGACAGCACGGAGCAAAGCGCTCCTGTAAATTTTGACTTGTCGAACAGG GCAAAACTACCTCGAGGCATCGATAAGATTCGACCACACATAGAATTAATAGACAATGTACCCCTTTTGGTATCTCTGTTCACCGATTGCAACACCGCTGTTACAAGGGAAATGTTGCACATTATGCAAGATTATGGAGAAGTTGTATGCGTACTTGGCTCCTCTGCTAATGCAGAAAATATGCCCATCTTCATGCAAGCAGATGCagg AGTGGCGGTAGAACCATTGTATCCACAAGTTTGTCAAAGAGTTCCTGTATTGACACCAACCAAAGACGATCAAGGTCCATCTCCAGTTGATTTAAGCAGAGCATTGAATTCCGTTGCTTGCTCTTTAAGCGTGAAACGAGAAGATccaattgcaatttttcactTAATCATGGAG GCTCGGCATTATATGATGTGCCTCTGGAATTGCGTGCAATTCTGGCTCTGTTGTACAGTTACTCTCTCCTTCACACAAGCTATGTCCGGTTTCTTATTACTACCGCCCTTATTTTCGGTTGATCAAGTCTTATGGTTGTGTTGCTTAATCATtccaatattatctatatctatGATTGCTACACCAATGGATCCTACTATAATGCAACGTGCAACTGGTAAAAACCAATGTACTGTAAATGGCCAG GTTGCACTGTTTGTTCTTTGGTGTTATGGCAGTAAATTTTTGCCGACAGTCATAACGATAGTTCTGTCGCAAtgtatttcgtttttatcttTGTGCCCTACTTACACACCAGATTCTAAATGCTTGTATATATACCCAGATACACAAGGAGAAGTTTCATGGGGTGGTTGGGGTGACAAACCAAACATTATTTTAGTGATACAACATTTCGCTTTGTCGCTGTTAGTTTTACATTTGG TAACGATATCCATAAGCTTTGTACATAGAGAATATTCTATTTGGAAGAAACAACCCTTTAACAATTACGTATGGTTTTTCAGTGCATTTATAGC attatgcGCACAAGCTGCATTCTCAGGAACAGTGTTTTGTAAATTCTGGAAAGACGAAGGGCAAAGTATAAAAGACTTTCCTTTACATCTTCccctattttttttagtttcattACCACTAATCTTTGCCATTAACGAATTGATCAAATGGCAGGAAATCaa GGTAAACGTGAGGTATCAAAAAAGAGCACGATTAGAATTTGGTACAAAACTTGGTATGAATTcaccattttaa